In the genome of Mytilus edulis chromosome 3, xbMytEdul2.2, whole genome shotgun sequence, one region contains:
- the LOC139517670 gene encoding putative ankyrin repeat protein RF_0381, producing the protein MEDLSSRLYYSVVDDNADELRRLIENGADVNQIFEDSDRISTKSILHIASEKGRLDCVKVLLENGASVNVRDPWGITPIGFCINADNEEIADLLIRQDNDIADSKDKYGKSVLHSAVEEGSEKFVKLFLRNGADVDITTDVGVTPLMTLMTTKGLDNYFVIMKILVDAGADIHAHDFRDKRTALHLAAITKKVDAVELLLSLNADPNELDKGLKTPLTNLMCHHISLRGRTMADIQDDVMILVVLLTQAGTELNNNKTDFASPLIVAVYLKCSQLVRFFLDSGANVDLKLPFSGLTPLLIAVKQNDIDSIKALIDWNCRLDIVGRCRIRGDDHELDPFELAIDQSYWDIVEMLLFAGYNTSKHLFLRDFDSDAGMPCTLKDNPDMLNVLRLTASTTHTLMKCCALAINKALKSNISCKIDALPLPVSIREYLKNQ; encoded by the exons ATGGAAGATCTATCAAGTCGTTTGTACTATTCAGTTGTTGATGACAATGCTGATGAACTTCGGAGACTTATAGAAAATGGAGCGGATGTGAATCAGATTTTCGAAGATTCTGATAGAATCAGTACAAAATCTATTTTACATATCGCAAGTGAAAAAGGGAGACTCGATTGTGTGAAAGTTCTTCTGGAAAATGGTGCCTCTGTAAATGTTCGAGATCCATGGGGTATAACACCAATTGGATTTTGCATAAACGCTGACAATGAAGAGATAGCTGATCTTTTGATAAGACAAGACAATGACATTGCCGATTCCAAGGACAAATATGGAAAATCGGTTTTACATTCTGCCGTAGAAGAAGGGTCAGAAAAGTTTGTGAAGCTGTTTCTTCGCAATGGCGCTGATGTTGATATAACAACAGACGTCGGGGTAACTCCTCTGATGACATTGATGACGACAAAAGGACTTGATAATTACTTTGTAATCATGAAAATACTAGTTGATGCAGGTGCTGATATTCATGCTCATGATTTTAGAGATAAAAGGACAGCATTGCAC CTAGCTGCTATCACAAAGAAGGTAGATGCGGTCGAACTGTTGCTTAGTCTCAATGCTGATCCAAATGAATTGGATAAAGGTTTAAAAACTCCACTGACCAACTTAATGTGTCATCATATCTCACTGAGAGGTCGAACAATGGCGGACATACAAGATGACGTTATGATACTAGTTGTTCTCTTGACACAAGCAGGAACCGAGTTGAACAATAATAAGACAGACTTCGCAAGTCCTTTGATAGTAGCAGTGTATCTTAAATGTTCACAATTGGTACGCTTTTTTCTTGATAGTGGTGCAAATGTCGATCTcaaat TGCCTTTCTCTGGATTAACGCCTCTTTTGATTGCTGTAAAGCAGAACGACATCGACTCTATAAAAGCTTTGATAGATTGGAATTGCCGACTTGATATCGTTGGAAGATGTCGTATTCGGGGAGATGATCATGAACTTGATCCATTTGAACTTGCCATCGACCAATCATATTGGGATATTGTTGAAATGCTGTTGTTTGCGGGATATAATACTTCTAAACATTTGTTTCTTCGAGATTTCGATTCTGATGCTGGTATGCCATGTACTTTGAAAGATAATCCTGATATGTTGAATGTATTACGGTTGACTGCTTCGACAACCCACACGTTAATGAAATGTTGCGCATTAGCGATTAACAAAGCTTTAAAATCAAACATTTCATGCAAAATAGATGCACTACCTTTGCCTGTTAGTATAAGAGAGTACTTAAAAAATCAATAA